The Acidimicrobiales bacterium genome includes a window with the following:
- a CDS encoding beta-N-acetylglucosaminidase domain-containing protein has protein sequence MRSHVVVPLLVLVAALGCSGDDDSSGSSATSPGSENPGESTTSSPRPADAPLPQVVPTPREIRWLGDSDVAVPDTAAFVAGDGVDGPTGDLVVEALRSAGAGTVEREGEGDDADLVVRAGLVGDELIADALARAEIAVPPDLPAEGYVLAVDAADDAIVLGGQDAAGIYYGAQTLRQLVGDGRVAGVGVVDSPTLPRRGVVEGFYGSPWTQDERLDQLDFYGRMKLNTYMYAPKADPFHRDRWRDPYPAAELDALGTLVAAAAEHHVHFTFAVSPGVSICYSDAADVDALETKLGALYDLGVRDFAVALDDIAYDRWNCDTDRARYGPNTGETAARAQVELLNGLQQGFVAAHEGTRPLTLVPTEYRNTDDSPYRQVIRAQLDPAVQVMWTGDIVVPAEITAAQAAAAREVFGRPVYVWDNYPVNDFPRTAGRLMLGPYTRREPALGSEISGLISNPMNQAAASKVALVGVADFAWNSPAYDPARAHRAAAELVAAGGGGDHGQTVEALLAFFDLETLSPTSARSEATVSQPQAPVLAERIATFDSTWASGDRAGAITGLRPYAELLAAAPERIRAGVADQGFLADCRPWLDALSRWGEAFVTRLDGLQSQVDGDEATAQSRFAAADDLVAQAQAVHTIAGETLPEGPVLVGDGVLDAFITRS, from the coding sequence GTGCGCTCCCACGTCGTCGTCCCGCTGCTGGTGCTCGTGGCCGCCCTGGGCTGCTCGGGTGACGACGACAGCTCGGGCAGCTCCGCCACGTCGCCCGGCTCCGAGAACCCGGGCGAGTCGACCACCAGCAGCCCGCGCCCGGCCGACGCTCCCCTGCCCCAGGTCGTGCCCACGCCCCGGGAGATCCGCTGGCTCGGCGACAGCGACGTGGCGGTACCCGACACGGCGGCGTTCGTCGCCGGCGACGGGGTCGACGGCCCGACCGGCGACCTCGTCGTCGAGGCGCTCCGCTCGGCGGGTGCCGGCACCGTCGAGCGCGAGGGCGAAGGCGACGACGCCGACCTGGTGGTGCGGGCCGGCCTCGTCGGCGACGAGCTGATCGCCGACGCCTTGGCCCGCGCCGAGATCGCGGTGCCACCGGACCTCCCCGCCGAGGGCTACGTGCTCGCCGTCGATGCGGCCGACGACGCGATCGTCCTCGGGGGCCAGGACGCGGCGGGCATCTACTACGGCGCCCAGACGCTGCGGCAGCTCGTCGGCGACGGCCGGGTCGCGGGCGTGGGGGTGGTCGACAGCCCGACGCTGCCGCGGCGCGGCGTGGTCGAGGGCTTCTACGGCAGCCCGTGGACCCAGGACGAGCGGCTCGACCAGCTCGACTTCTACGGCCGCATGAAGCTCAACACCTACATGTACGCCCCCAAGGCCGACCCCTTCCACCGCGACCGCTGGCGCGATCCCTACCCGGCGGCCGAGCTCGACGCCCTCGGCACGCTGGTCGCCGCCGCGGCCGAGCACCACGTGCACTTCACGTTCGCCGTCTCGCCGGGCGTGTCGATCTGCTACTCCGACGCGGCCGACGTCGATGCGCTGGAGACCAAGCTCGGCGCCCTGTACGACCTGGGCGTCCGTGACTTCGCCGTCGCTCTCGACGACATCGCCTACGACCGCTGGAACTGCGACACCGACCGTGCCCGGTACGGCCCCAACACCGGCGAGACCGCGGCCCGGGCCCAGGTCGAGCTGCTCAACGGGCTGCAGCAGGGCTTCGTGGCGGCACACGAGGGCACCCGGCCGCTCACGCTCGTGCCCACCGAGTACCGCAACACCGACGACAGCCCGTACCGGCAGGTGATCCGCGCCCAGCTCGACCCGGCGGTCCAGGTGATGTGGACGGGCGACATCGTCGTGCCCGCCGAGATCACGGCCGCACAGGCCGCGGCGGCCCGGGAGGTCTTCGGCCGTCCCGTCTACGTGTGGGACAACTACCCGGTCAACGACTTCCCCCGCACCGCCGGCCGGCTGATGCTCGGGCCCTACACCCGCCGGGAACCGGCGCTCGGGAGCGAGATCTCGGGCTTGATCTCCAACCCGATGAACCAGGCGGCGGCGTCGAAGGTGGCACTGGTGGGCGTCGCCGACTTCGCCTGGAACAGCCCGGCGTACGACCCGGCCCGCGCCCACCGGGCCGCCGCCGAGCTGGTGGCCGCCGGGGGCGGGGGCGACCACGGCCAGACCGTCGAGGCGCTGCTGGCGTTCTTCGACCTGGAGACCCTCTCCCCCACGTCGGCCCGATCGGAAGCGACCGTGTCGCAGCCGCAGGCACCGGTGCTGGCCGAGCGGATCGCCACGTTCGACAGCACCTGGGCGTCCGGCGACCGGGCCGGTGCCATCACCGGCCTGCGCCCCTACGCCGAGCTGCTCGCCGCCGCACCCGAGCGCATCCGCGCCGGCGTCGCCGACCAGGGGTTCCTGGCCGACTGCCGACCATGGCTCGACGCCCTGTCCCGTTGGGGCGAAGCCTTCGTCACCCGGCTCGACGGGCTCCAGTCGCAGGTCGACGGCGACGAGGCGACGGCCCAGAGCCGCTTCGCCGCGGCGGACGACCTCGTCGCCCAGGCCCAGGCGGTCCACACCATCGCCGGCGAGACGCTCCCCGAGGGCCCGGTCCTGGTCGGCGACGGGGTCCTCGACGCCTTCATCACCCGCTCCTGA
- the moeB gene encoding molybdopterin-synthase adenylyltransferase MoeB → MPSFRELLSATKAEIREVDTAEADEIRRRPGAVVLDVREPDEYEQGAIPGAVHIARGTLEGSVEGRLTDKAAPIVIHCASGVRSAFAAKTLTELGYEDVVSMSGGFNKWKDEGRDWKAPQVLSADQRNRYQRHLLLPEVGIEGQQKLLGAKVLLLGAGGLGSPAAMYLTAAGVGTIGIVDMDVVDESNLQRQILHNMDRIGERKVDSAKKTLTALNPDVDVVTHDVRLGADNVMEILSGYDVVVDGADNFPVRYLLNDAALKLGVKVVHGSIFRFEGQITVFKPHDGPCYRCFLPEPPPPELAPSCAEAGVLGVLPGIVGSIQALEAIKLILDLGDDLSGRLLAYDSLEQSFRTYKILRDPQCPTCSIDPADIVIAEYDEHCAPHRAHAH, encoded by the coding sequence ATGCCGAGCTTCCGAGAACTGCTTTCCGCAACCAAGGCCGAGATCCGCGAGGTTGACACCGCGGAGGCCGACGAGATCCGGCGCCGGCCCGGGGCCGTGGTGCTCGACGTGCGCGAGCCCGACGAGTACGAGCAGGGCGCCATCCCCGGCGCCGTCCACATCGCCCGGGGCACGCTGGAGGGCAGCGTCGAGGGGCGCCTCACCGACAAGGCGGCGCCCATCGTCATCCACTGCGCCAGCGGGGTCCGCTCGGCCTTCGCCGCCAAGACCCTCACCGAGCTCGGCTACGAGGACGTCGTGTCCATGTCGGGCGGCTTCAACAAGTGGAAGGACGAGGGCCGCGACTGGAAGGCGCCGCAGGTCCTCAGCGCCGACCAGCGCAACCGCTACCAGCGGCACCTGCTGCTGCCCGAGGTCGGCATCGAGGGCCAGCAGAAGCTGCTGGGCGCCAAGGTGCTGCTGCTCGGAGCCGGCGGCCTGGGCTCACCGGCCGCCATGTACCTCACGGCCGCGGGCGTCGGGACGATCGGCATCGTCGACATGGACGTGGTCGACGAGTCGAACCTGCAGCGCCAGATCCTCCACAACATGGACCGGATCGGCGAGCGCAAGGTCGACTCGGCCAAGAAGACGCTGACGGCGCTGAACCCCGACGTCGACGTGGTCACCCACGACGTGCGGCTGGGCGCCGACAACGTGATGGAGATCCTGTCCGGCTACGACGTGGTGGTCGACGGCGCCGACAACTTCCCGGTGCGCTACCTGCTCAACGACGCCGCCCTGAAGTTGGGCGTGAAGGTGGTGCACGGGTCGATCTTCCGGTTCGAGGGCCAGATCACCGTGTTCAAGCCGCACGACGGCCCCTGCTACCGCTGCTTCCTCCCCGAGCCCCCGCCGCCGGAGCTGGCGCCGTCGTGCGCCGAGGCCGGCGTGCTGGGCGTGCTGCCGGGCATCGTCGGGTCGATCCAGGCGCTCGAGGCGATCAAGCTGATCCTCGACCTGGGCGACGACCTGTCGGGCCGCCTGCTCGCCTACGACTCCCTCGAGCAGTCGTTCCGCACCTACAAGATCCTCCGCGACCCGCAGTGCCCCACCTGCTCGATCGACCCGGCCGACATCGTCATCGCCGAGTACGACGAGCACTGCGCCCCCCACCGGGCCCACGCCCACTGA
- a CDS encoding META domain-containing protein, with translation MTALTEVLSKAAGPEQVGFTSEDIRRCVTRRQRRRRRARLAGAGVLVAVVGLTAAFGPLSDGDSPEEVETVADEPEQIIGRWELTSITGIAAIEEPASIEFRDDGRLKGDTGCNQFGYRWSIVDGRLVTHGGGGTLMLCTNPSGTVERLLQEMLSGDPAIAPSDDEEIPRSGTEPWTTLRLTAPDGSFALFERSLP, from the coding sequence ATGACGGCGTTGACCGAGGTCCTGTCCAAGGCTGCGGGGCCGGAGCAGGTCGGCTTCACGAGCGAGGACATCCGGCGCTGTGTCACCCGCCGGCAGCGTCGCCGGCGCCGTGCCCGTCTCGCCGGCGCCGGCGTGCTGGTCGCCGTCGTCGGACTCACGGCAGCGTTCGGTCCGCTGTCGGACGGGGATTCGCCCGAGGAGGTCGAGACGGTGGCCGACGAACCGGAGCAGATCATCGGGCGTTGGGAGCTCACGAGCATCACTGGAATCGCGGCGATCGAAGAGCCGGCGTCGATCGAGTTCCGTGACGACGGGCGGCTCAAGGGCGATACGGGGTGCAACCAGTTCGGTTACAGATGGAGCATCGTGGACGGGAGGCTCGTCACCCACGGCGGCGGAGGGACGCTCATGTTGTGCACGAACCCGAGCGGCACCGTCGAACGTCTACTGCAGGAGATGTTGAGCGGAGATCCGGCCATCGCCCCATCCGACGACGAGGAGATCCCGCGGTCGGGCACGGAGCCCTGGACGACGCTGCGGCTCACCGCGCCGGACGGCTCCTTCGCCCTCTTCGAGCGCAGCCTGCCCTAG
- a CDS encoding lysylphosphatidylglycerol synthase transmembrane domain-containing protein: MRRRLAGASTAVGVLLAGLAIVFVGQRLTSSWDEVSDSLADARLGWIVVAVVLGALGMSAIAVPWRRALRLLGGDLSFSDTLARYYLGELGKYLPGGLWPVVGRGELARRAGVSRVAAYTSVALSLAALYLAAMFLTVAAAPAIVNSDRGESGGAGKYLWALALLPVGLAFLHHAVLERVRVLGEKVLRRSISAEVPRWRDSLTLVACYVPAWLFVGTATWAIARGLGQSVGWADVAPAAILSWIIGFVLVPVPGGVGVREAAFIAAAGSLDAGVAAAVAIVARLVFVAVDATGALLASAWLARRTPAPDEPAELVGTG, encoded by the coding sequence ATGCGGCGCCGTCTAGCTGGGGCATCGACAGCGGTGGGCGTGCTGCTGGCGGGCCTTGCCATCGTGTTCGTCGGCCAGCGGCTGACCAGCAGCTGGGACGAGGTCTCCGACAGCCTGGCCGACGCCCGCCTCGGGTGGATCGTCGTTGCCGTGGTGCTGGGCGCGCTGGGCATGTCGGCGATCGCCGTGCCCTGGCGGCGGGCGCTGAGGCTGCTCGGGGGCGACCTCTCGTTCTCGGACACGCTGGCCCGCTACTACCTCGGTGAGCTGGGCAAGTACCTGCCCGGTGGGTTGTGGCCGGTGGTGGGGCGCGGTGAGCTGGCCCGGCGCGCCGGTGTGTCCCGCGTCGCCGCCTACACCAGCGTGGCGCTGTCGCTGGCGGCCCTCTACCTGGCGGCGATGTTCCTGACGGTCGCCGCCGCGCCCGCCATCGTCAACAGCGACCGGGGCGAGAGCGGGGGAGCGGGCAAGTACCTGTGGGCGCTCGCGCTCCTGCCCGTCGGCCTCGCCTTCCTCCACCACGCCGTGCTCGAACGGGTGCGGGTCCTGGGCGAGAAGGTGCTGCGTCGGTCGATCAGCGCCGAGGTCCCCCGCTGGCGTGACAGCCTCACGCTGGTGGCCTGCTACGTGCCGGCCTGGCTGTTCGTCGGCACGGCCACGTGGGCGATCGCCCGGGGTCTCGGCCAGAGCGTGGGCTGGGCAGACGTGGCTCCCGCCGCGATCCTCTCGTGGATCATCGGCTTCGTGCTGGTGCCGGTGCCCGGGGGCGTGGGCGTCCGGGAGGCGGCCTTCATCGCCGCCGCCGGTTCCCTCGACGCCGGTGTCGCCGCCGCGGTCGCCATCGTCGCCCGCCTCGTCTTCGTCGCCGTCGACGCGACCGGCGCCCTGCTCGCCTCGGCCTGGCTGGCGCGCCGCACACCCGCCCCTGACGAACCGGCCGAGCTGGTCGGCACCGGCTAG
- a CDS encoding ABC transporter permease, with protein sequence MTKLQEITSRRELFVNLTLRELRGKYKRSVLGWAWSLLNPLTTMLVYSIVFTLLGAVPETGDPSGLRSFAFFLMCGLIPYNFISNGLNGGLMSLLGNGNLVKKTYFPREILVAASTSAALVQYLIELGLLVVALLFVGNVVLPWIPVILLLVVFQTLFVLGISLVLSAAAVYFRDLQHLMGLVLQVWFFSAPIVYSRDLVDQNLRDGSFSSRLFDLNFAINPLVRFVSAYRSLFYDLRWPATADLVYIAVVSLLTLAVGFWAFGRLEGRLAEEL encoded by the coding sequence ATGACCAAACTGCAAGAGATCACTTCGCGCCGCGAGCTGTTCGTCAACCTGACGCTGCGGGAGCTGCGGGGCAAGTACAAGCGCTCGGTCCTCGGGTGGGCCTGGTCGTTGCTGAACCCGTTGACGACGATGCTGGTGTACTCCATCGTCTTCACGCTGCTGGGCGCCGTCCCCGAGACCGGCGATCCGAGCGGGCTCAGGAGCTTCGCGTTCTTCCTGATGTGTGGCCTGATCCCGTACAACTTCATCTCGAACGGCCTCAACGGCGGGCTGATGTCGCTGCTGGGCAACGGCAACCTGGTGAAGAAGACGTACTTCCCGCGCGAGATCCTCGTGGCGGCGAGCACGTCGGCCGCCCTGGTCCAGTACCTGATCGAGCTGGGCCTGCTGGTGGTGGCGCTGCTCTTCGTCGGCAACGTCGTGCTTCCCTGGATCCCCGTCATCCTGCTGCTGGTGGTGTTCCAGACGTTGTTCGTGCTGGGCATCTCCCTGGTGCTGTCGGCCGCGGCGGTCTACTTCCGCGACCTGCAGCACCTCATGGGCCTGGTGCTCCAGGTGTGGTTCTTCAGCGCGCCGATCGTCTACTCGAGGGACCTCGTCGACCAGAACCTGCGGGATGGCTCGTTCAGCTCGAGGCTCTTCGACCTGAACTTCGCCATCAACCCGCTGGTGCGCTTCGTCTCCGCCTACCGGAGCCTGTTCTACGACCTGCGTTGGCCGGCCACGGCCGACCTGGTGTACATCGCCGTCGTGTCGCTGCTGACCCTTGCGGTGGGGTTCTGGGCGTTCGGTCGCCTGGAAGGCCGTCTGGCGGAGGAGCTGTAG
- a CDS encoding glycosyltransferase, with amino-acid sequence MSTRITFIGPVPPFCSGIAQHGGFLTAALSRRADVTVLSWQHQYPKLLFRHRQRDATATPHPTARFNLRWWDPLSWWRAGRIARHSDVLALTWTTPFHALPYRVIMWAAGSTPRRVAVVHNAVPHERLPLQRPLTRWVLGHCDGLVDHASTVAEEVGRLDLDVEAVTTPMPPLIEVTPQPMPEADPLRLLFFGFVRPYKGLDVALDALVLLGEHGIRPQLSVVGEFWEDVEPWHRRIDDLGLGDQVELHPGYVPDAEVSDLLAAHHAVLLPYRSASQSGIVPVAMSAGRPVIATAVGGIIEAVTDGVNGTLAEPGDPKSLASAIERCAEHLPELAARTRDETPTWDDVASAVFKVAGVDGP; translated from the coding sequence ATGAGCACGCGCATCACCTTCATCGGCCCTGTGCCCCCCTTCTGCAGTGGCATCGCTCAGCACGGCGGCTTCCTGACCGCGGCCCTGTCCAGGCGAGCCGACGTGACCGTGCTGTCCTGGCAGCACCAGTATCCGAAGCTGCTCTTCCGGCACCGGCAACGCGACGCCACGGCCACGCCGCACCCCACCGCACGCTTCAACCTCCGCTGGTGGGACCCCCTCTCGTGGTGGCGCGCCGGCCGCATCGCCCGGCACAGCGACGTGCTGGCGCTCACCTGGACGACGCCGTTCCACGCCCTGCCGTATCGGGTCATCATGTGGGCCGCGGGCTCCACCCCACGGCGCGTCGCCGTGGTGCACAACGCGGTGCCCCACGAACGGCTGCCGCTGCAACGGCCCTTGACACGCTGGGTGCTGGGGCACTGCGACGGACTGGTCGACCATGCGTCGACGGTGGCCGAAGAGGTGGGACGCCTCGATCTCGACGTCGAGGCGGTGACCACCCCGATGCCACCGCTGATCGAGGTGACCCCCCAGCCGATGCCCGAGGCCGACCCGCTGCGCCTGCTGTTCTTCGGCTTCGTGCGCCCCTACAAAGGTCTCGACGTGGCCCTCGACGCCCTCGTGCTGCTGGGCGAGCACGGCATCCGCCCCCAGCTCAGCGTGGTCGGCGAGTTCTGGGAGGACGTCGAACCCTGGCATCGCCGGATCGACGACCTGGGCCTCGGCGACCAGGTGGAGCTGCACCCCGGCTACGTCCCCGACGCGGAGGTGAGCGATCTCCTGGCGGCGCACCACGCGGTGCTGCTCCCCTACCGCAGCGCCAGCCAGTCGGGCATCGTGCCGGTCGCCATGTCGGCGGGCCGGCCGGTGATCGCCACCGCGGTGGGCGGCATCATCGAGGCCGTGACCGACGGGGTCAACGGCACCCTCGCCGAGCCGGGCGATCCCAAGTCGTTGGCGAGCGCCATCGAGCGTTGCGCCGAGCACCTCCCCGAGCTGGCCGCCCGCACCCGTGACGAGACGCCGACCTGGGACGACGTCGCCTCAGCCGTCTTCAAGGTCGCCGGAGTCGACGGCCCGTGA
- a CDS encoding Sir2 family NAD-dependent protein deacetylase, with translation MDGEPVADEAAEATDEEIAQVRAWIGEANRIVVLTGAGISTESGIPDYRGPQGVWTRNPGAERMATLEHYMSDPETRRQSWRSRLGHPAWSAEPNAGHLALVALERQGRLDTLITQNVDGLHHIAGSDPALVVEVHGNMREVVCMSCDERAPMERALDRVRAGEDDPSCRSCGGILKSATISFGQNLVADDLRRAAEAARRCDLLLAVGSTLAVYPVAEVVPLAGANGARVVIVNGSATVMDPVADIVLRGPIGDILPRLVPSEGLG, from the coding sequence GTGGACGGGGAACCGGTCGCCGACGAGGCGGCAGAGGCAACCGACGAGGAGATCGCCCAGGTCAGGGCCTGGATCGGCGAGGCGAACCGCATCGTCGTGCTCACGGGCGCGGGCATCAGCACCGAGAGCGGCATCCCCGACTACCGCGGTCCCCAGGGCGTGTGGACCCGCAACCCGGGGGCCGAGCGCATGGCCACCCTGGAGCACTACATGTCCGACCCCGAGACGCGGCGCCAGTCGTGGCGCAGCCGGTTGGGGCACCCCGCCTGGAGCGCCGAGCCCAACGCCGGCCATCTCGCCCTCGTCGCCCTCGAACGGCAGGGCAGGCTCGACACGCTCATCACCCAGAACGTCGACGGGCTGCACCACATCGCGGGGTCCGACCCGGCGCTCGTGGTCGAGGTGCACGGCAACATGCGCGAGGTGGTGTGCATGTCGTGCGACGAGCGGGCGCCGATGGAGCGGGCGCTCGACCGGGTGCGGGCGGGCGAGGACGACCCGTCGTGCCGATCGTGCGGCGGCATCCTCAAGTCGGCCACGATCAGCTTCGGGCAGAACCTCGTGGCCGACGACCTGCGCCGTGCCGCCGAGGCCGCCCGCCGCTGCGACCTCCTCCTGGCCGTCGGCTCCACCCTGGCCGTGTACCCCGTCGCCGAGGTGGTGCCGCTGGCCGGCGCGAACGGCGCCCGGGTCGTGATCGTCAACGGCTCGGCCACCGTGATGGACCCGGTCGCCGACATCGTGCTCCGGGGCCCGATCGGCGACATCCTCCCCCGTCTCGTCCCGTCGGAAGGGCTTGGATAG
- a CDS encoding class I SAM-dependent methyltransferase, giving the protein MTTTAIPKGNTYDKYASTNPVEARLMGGFFDCLGKLLPSEEPTTILEVGLGEGEISERVRERFPTAQLVGIDLPDAQLAEAWHEKKLNGAFADIVRLPFADRSFDLVMAIEVLEHVPHPSAALREIARVARDDVVLSVPREPIWRIANLARGKYIRDLGNTPGHIQHWSRRAFTALVEEHFDTVAVRTPLPWTFVRAHARTSGTSV; this is encoded by the coding sequence ATGACGACGACGGCCATCCCCAAGGGGAACACCTACGACAAGTACGCCTCGACCAACCCGGTCGAAGCGCGGCTGATGGGCGGCTTCTTCGACTGTCTCGGCAAGCTGCTCCCGAGCGAAGAGCCCACGACCATCCTCGAGGTGGGCCTCGGCGAGGGTGAGATCAGCGAACGGGTGCGTGAGCGCTTCCCCACCGCACAGCTCGTCGGCATCGACCTTCCGGATGCCCAGCTGGCCGAAGCGTGGCACGAGAAGAAGTTGAACGGCGCCTTCGCCGACATCGTCCGGCTGCCGTTCGCTGACCGGTCGTTCGATCTGGTCATGGCCATCGAGGTGCTCGAGCACGTGCCCCATCCGTCGGCGGCGCTGCGGGAGATCGCCCGGGTCGCGCGCGACGACGTCGTCCTGTCGGTCCCCCGTGAGCCCATCTGGCGCATCGCCAACCTGGCCCGCGGCAAGTACATCCGTGATCTCGGCAACACGCCGGGCCACATCCAGCACTGGTCGCGGCGCGCGTTCACCGCCCTCGTCGAAGAGCACTTCGACACGGTCGCAGTGCGGACGCCCCTGCCGTGGACGTTCGTGCGTGCCCACGCGAGGACCTCCGGCACCTCCGTCTAG
- a CDS encoding sigma-70 family RNA polymerase sigma factor — MESLDPSGFCDRVSGRLVGSLTLYCGDRHLAEELAQEALARAWERWPAVSRMASPEAWTFRTAVNLANSRFRRRGAERRAHDRLQAEHDASGERDDATILAVRAAVRQLPPRQRAVVVARWFLGYDVAETAELLDCAPGTVKSTTHKALARLRASGLAEATESEEQVR; from the coding sequence ATGGAGAGCCTCGACCCGAGCGGGTTCTGCGACCGTGTGAGCGGCCGCCTGGTGGGGTCGCTGACCCTCTACTGCGGCGATCGCCATCTGGCCGAGGAGTTGGCGCAGGAAGCCCTCGCCCGTGCCTGGGAGCGCTGGCCAGCCGTGAGTCGCATGGCCTCACCCGAGGCTTGGACCTTTCGCACGGCGGTCAACCTGGCCAACTCGCGCTTCCGTCGACGCGGTGCCGAGCGGCGGGCGCACGACCGGCTGCAAGCGGAGCACGACGCCTCGGGCGAGCGTGACGACGCGACGATCCTGGCCGTGCGCGCGGCGGTACGGCAGCTTCCTCCACGTCAGCGCGCCGTCGTCGTCGCTCGTTGGTTCCTCGGCTACGACGTCGCCGAGACCGCAGAACTGCTCGACTGCGCGCCGGGGACCGTGAAATCCACGACACACAAGGCCTTGGCGCGGCTGCGCGCCAGCGGGTTGGCGGAGGCCACCGAGAGCGAGGAGCAGGTGCGATGA
- a CDS encoding class I SAM-dependent methyltransferase → MNSLASTAVGYVGHKVHIVRRRESAWLLDALGDVHGKAIVDIAGGDGYWAAELAKRGAYTVAIDLAEAKLHRGRTLPEPPGLVKGDALRLPFPDHSVDGTLSICAIEHFPDGKAALAEMARITRPGGSLALSADALCAEHRWPTLSEGHRDRYAVVDTYDEAKLTDLLEATGFEVQNTEYLFREVWAQGVYMRLHRWKYAPNALAPLGPVVALSDRRSKSTQGAVLLVQARRR, encoded by the coding sequence ATGAACAGTCTTGCAAGCACGGCCGTCGGTTACGTCGGGCACAAGGTGCACATCGTGCGCCGCCGCGAGTCCGCCTGGCTGCTGGACGCTCTGGGCGACGTCCACGGCAAGGCGATCGTCGACATCGCCGGCGGCGACGGCTACTGGGCCGCCGAGCTCGCCAAGCGGGGGGCCTACACGGTCGCCATCGACCTGGCCGAGGCCAAGCTGCACCGTGGACGCACCCTGCCCGAGCCCCCCGGCCTGGTGAAGGGTGACGCCCTGCGGCTGCCGTTCCCCGACCACAGCGTCGACGGCACGCTGTCGATCTGCGCCATCGAGCACTTCCCCGACGGCAAGGCGGCGCTGGCCGAGATGGCTCGCATCACCCGCCCGGGCGGCTCACTCGCCCTCTCGGCCGACGCCCTGTGCGCCGAGCACCGCTGGCCCACGCTCTCGGAGGGGCACCGCGATCGCTACGCCGTCGTCGACACCTACGACGAGGCCAAGCTCACCGACCTCCTCGAAGCCACCGGCTTCGAGGTGCAGAACACCGAGTACCTGTTCCGCGAGGTCTGGGCGCAGGGCGTCTACATGCGGCTGCACCGCTGGAAGTACGCCCCCAACGCGCTGGCGCCGTTGGGACCGGTGGTGGCGCTCAGCGACCGCCGCAGCAAGTCGACGCAGGGCGCGGTGCTCTTGGTGCAGGCTCGACGCAGGTGA
- a CDS encoding ABC transporter ATP-binding protein, with amino-acid sequence MARDVAKRFRLYHERNQSLKAAVMRGGRASYEEFWALDDVSFEVEQGTTFALVGENGSGKSTMLKCLAKILRPDRGTIAVEGKMSALLELGAGFHPELSGRENVFLNGSILGLSKKELEARFDDIVAFAGLERFIDMPVKNYSSGMYVRLGFSVAINVDPDVLLIDEVLAVGDEQFQRRCLERVAELREQGKTIVVVTHSLNTVRNLCDAAVWLDRGKIRANGPAGEVADAYLGEVHVDREVAEGGGGTRWGSGDVRFTAVELLGPKGEPTEQVRTGDEVTFRLHFDATKPVPHPVFGLGVYTLEGIQVTGPNTREAGAVVDHIEGEGHVDLRVDRLLLLPGSYTVSAACTDETVSHTFDHRHRALHFDVKPGTPHETFGGVMSFDGRWQIVSGTG; translated from the coding sequence GTGGCACGGGACGTCGCCAAGCGGTTCCGGCTCTACCACGAGCGCAACCAGAGCCTGAAGGCCGCCGTCATGCGTGGCGGCCGGGCGAGCTACGAGGAGTTCTGGGCGCTCGACGACGTGAGCTTCGAGGTCGAGCAGGGCACGACCTTCGCCCTCGTGGGCGAGAACGGCTCGGGCAAGTCGACGATGCTCAAGTGCCTGGCCAAGATCCTGCGACCCGACCGGGGCACGATCGCGGTCGAGGGAAAGATGTCGGCGCTGCTCGAGCTGGGCGCCGGGTTCCACCCCGAGCTGTCGGGCCGCGAGAACGTCTTCCTCAACGGGTCGATCCTGGGGTTGTCGAAGAAGGAGCTGGAGGCCCGCTTCGACGACATCGTCGCCTTCGCCGGGCTGGAGCGCTTCATCGACATGCCGGTGAAGAACTACTCGTCGGGCATGTACGTGCGCCTCGGCTTCTCGGTGGCGATCAACGTCGACCCCGACGTGCTGCTGATCGACGAGGTGCTCGCGGTCGGCGACGAGCAGTTCCAGCGTCGCTGCCTCGAGCGTGTCGCCGAGCTGCGCGAGCAGGGCAAGACCATCGTCGTCGTGACCCACTCGCTCAACACGGTGCGCAACCTCTGCGACGCGGCGGTGTGGCTCGACCGGGGCAAGATCCGGGCGAACGGCCCGGCCGGCGAGGTGGCCGACGCCTACCTCGGTGAGGTCCATGTCGACAGGGAGGTGGCCGAGGGAGGCGGGGGGACCCGCTGGGGCAGCGGCGACGTCCGTTTCACCGCGGTCGAGCTGCTGGGCCCCAAGGGCGAGCCGACCGAGCAGGTGCGCACCGGCGACGAGGTGACGTTCCGCCTGCACTTCGACGCCACCAAGCCCGTGCCGCACCCCGTGTTCGGGCTCGGGGTCTACACGCTGGAGGGCATCCAGGTGACCGGGCCCAACACCCGCGAGGCCGGCGCCGTCGTCGACCACATCGAGGGCGAGGGCCATGTCGACCTGCGGGTCGACCGGTTGCTGCTGTTGCCGGGGAGCTACACGGTGTCGGCCGCCTGCACGGACGAGACGGTGAGCCACACGTTCGACCACCGCCACCGGGCGCTCCACTTCGACGTGAAGCCCGGCACGCCGCACGAGACCTTCGGCGGCGTCATGTCGTTCGACGGCCGCTGGCAGATCGTCAGCGGCACCGGCTGA